In Rhodobacteraceae bacterium LMO-JJ12, a single window of DNA contains:
- a CDS encoding ABC transporter ATP-binding protein, whose amino-acid sequence MIRVQDVHKHFGGFHAVDGATLEIAEGSITGLIGPNGAGKTTLFNVIAGVLQPTSGRVFMKGEDITGLPPHTLFHKGLLRTFQIAHEFSSMSCRENLMMVPGAQSGETLWNTWFGRKRIADEERALAAKADEVLEFLTIEHLADHKAGQISGGQKKLLELGRTMMVDARIVFLDEVGAGVNRTLLNTIGDAIIRLNQERDYTFVVIEHDMDFIEKLCDPVICMAEGKVLAEGTLAEIKANEHVIEAYLGTGLKHKDKVGA is encoded by the coding sequence ATGATCCGCGTCCAAGACGTGCACAAACATTTTGGCGGCTTTCATGCCGTTGATGGCGCTACGCTTGAAATTGCCGAAGGCTCGATTACCGGGCTGATCGGGCCAAATGGCGCGGGAAAAACCACTCTTTTCAATGTGATCGCAGGGGTTCTTCAACCAACCTCCGGGCGCGTCTTCATGAAGGGCGAGGATATAACCGGCCTGCCGCCGCATACGCTGTTTCACAAGGGTTTGCTGCGCACGTTCCAGATTGCGCATGAATTCAGCTCGATGAGCTGCCGCGAGAACCTGATGATGGTGCCTGGTGCGCAGTCGGGCGAAACGCTGTGGAACACATGGTTCGGGCGCAAGCGGATTGCTGATGAAGAACGCGCGCTGGCGGCCAAGGCCGATGAGGTGCTGGAGTTTCTGACCATCGAGCATCTGGCCGACCACAAGGCCGGGCAGATTTCGGGCGGTCAGAAGAAACTGCTGGAGTTGGGCCGCACCATGATGGTCGATGCCAGGATCGTGTTTCTCGATGAGGTCGGCGCGGGGGTGAACCGAACGCTGCTCAACACCATCGGCGATGCGATTATCCGGCTGAATCAGGAGCGCGACTATACCTTCGTGGTGATCGAGCACGATATGGATTTTATCGAAAAGCTTTGCGATCCGGTGATCTGCATGGCCGAGGGCAAGGTTCTGGCCGAGGGCACATTGGCCGAGATCAAGGCCAACGAACATGTGATCGAGGCCTATCTCGGCACCGGATTGAAGCACAAGGACAAGGTCGGCGCATGA
- a CDS encoding ABC transporter substrate-binding protein translates to MKKLLMATAATALMSGAAFAEDIKIGVILGFTGPLESITPDMGAGAELAMKEVSDSGKLLDGSTVTPVRADSTCIDSAAATAAAERLITSDGVKGIMGADCSGVTGAILSNVAMPNGVVMVSPSATSPGLSTAEDNGLFFRTSPSDARQGVVMTDVLMEEGIKSVAVTYTNNDYGKGLADAFQAAYEAAGGTVTISAAHEDGKADYSAEVGALASAGGDRLVVAGYVDQGGSGIVRAALDSGAFDTFHFPDGMIGSKLEENFGSEIDGSTGQLPGTDSPGATKFQELAGDAFDPTGAFSPESYDAAALIMLAMQAAGSTDSQAYKDKVMDVANAPGEKIYPGELGKALDLIKAGTDIDYVGATAVELIGPGESAGNYRQITFKDGKITTVKFR, encoded by the coding sequence ATGAAAAAACTGCTAATGGCTACGGCTGCAACGGCTCTGATGTCGGGTGCTGCATTCGCCGAAGATATCAAGATCGGCGTAATTCTGGGCTTCACCGGCCCGCTCGAATCGATCACGCCTGACATGGGCGCGGGTGCCGAACTGGCGATGAAAGAAGTGTCCGATAGCGGCAAGCTGCTGGATGGCTCGACCGTCACGCCTGTGCGCGCGGACTCGACCTGCATCGACTCGGCTGCGGCCACGGCTGCTGCTGAACGTCTGATCACGTCGGACGGCGTCAAAGGTATCATGGGCGCGGATTGCTCGGGCGTGACCGGCGCAATTCTCAGCAACGTCGCCATGCCCAACGGCGTCGTGATGGTTTCGCCTTCGGCAACTTCGCCGGGCCTGTCGACCGCTGAAGACAACGGGCTGTTTTTCCGCACATCGCCGTCTGATGCCCGTCAGGGTGTCGTGATGACCGACGTTCTGATGGAAGAAGGCATCAAGAGCGTTGCCGTGACCTATACCAACAACGACTATGGTAAAGGTCTCGCCGATGCGTTCCAAGCGGCTTACGAAGCGGCTGGCGGCACTGTCACCATCAGCGCAGCACACGAAGACGGCAAAGCCGACTATTCGGCTGAAGTCGGCGCGCTGGCCTCTGCGGGCGGCGATCGTCTGGTTGTGGCCGGGTATGTTGACCAAGGCGGGTCGGGCATCGTGCGCGCTGCTCTTGATTCCGGCGCGTTTGACACCTTCCACTTCCCCGACGGTATGATCGGCTCGAAGCTGGAAGAAAATTTCGGTTCGGAAATCGACGGCTCCACCGGACAGCTTCCCGGCACCGACAGCCCGGGCGCGACCAAATTCCAAGAGTTGGCTGGCGATGCGTTTGATCCGACCGGGGCATTCTCGCCGGAATCTTATGACGCTGCAGCTCTGATCATGCTGGCCATGCAGGCGGCAGGGTCAACCGACAGCCAAGCCTATAAAGACAAGGTGATGGACGTCGCCAACGCACCGGGTGAAAAAATCTATCCCGGCGAGTTGGGCAAAGCGCTCGACCTGATCAAGGCGGGCACCGATATCGATTATGTCGGCGCCACCGCAGTTGAACTGATTGGCCCCGGTGAATCGGCGGGCAACTATCGCCAGATCACCTTCAAAGACGGCAAGATCACAACCGTTAAATTCCGCTAA
- a CDS encoding PQQ-dependent sugar dehydrogenase, producing MRATRFTLTLIPHAFAIWCALTLAAFAQGGGAITVAKPEKMADGFNIPWSLAFLPGDDMLISERGGRLWRLAADGTRQQVSGVPKVVAQGQGGLFDIVVARDFARTGAVFLSYAKPQGAGVGTALAVARLNGNRLENLKVIFEMAPGSTGGRHFGGRIVEARDGTLFLTLGERGDRPAAQDISRHNGTVIRVNRDGAVPRDNPFSATNGAQPEIWSYGHRNPQGATLDASGRLWVVEHGAKGGDEVNAIKRGANYGWPVISFGRHYSGAKIGEGTQKPGMEQPAFYWDPSIAPSGLVIHSGRGWPALKAHMLIGSLKYDHIAVLSPGAKRQVATIKSPETARVRDVREGPDGAIWFLSEGKGALYRIAPPG from the coding sequence ATGCGCGCCACAAGGTTCACCCTGACCCTGATTCCCCATGCCTTTGCAATCTGGTGCGCGCTGACGTTGGCTGCGTTCGCTCAGGGGGGCGGTGCAATCACAGTGGCCAAGCCGGAAAAGATGGCCGACGGGTTCAATATACCGTGGTCTTTGGCGTTTCTACCGGGCGACGATATGCTGATCAGCGAACGCGGCGGGCGGCTCTGGCGGCTGGCAGCTGATGGTACGCGTCAACAGGTAAGCGGCGTGCCAAAGGTGGTAGCACAAGGGCAGGGCGGGTTGTTTGATATCGTCGTGGCGCGCGATTTTGCCCGCACCGGCGCGGTCTTTCTTAGCTATGCCAAACCCCAGGGCGCGGGGGTCGGCACCGCTCTTGCTGTGGCGCGGCTCAATGGCAACCGGCTGGAAAACCTCAAGGTGATCTTCGAGATGGCGCCGGGCAGCACGGGCGGGCGCCATTTTGGCGGGCGAATCGTGGAAGCGCGCGACGGCACTCTTTTTCTGACGCTGGGTGAGCGCGGTGACAGGCCCGCCGCCCAGGATATCTCCAGACACAATGGCACTGTCATTCGCGTAAACCGCGACGGCGCAGTGCCGCGCGACAACCCCTTTAGCGCAACCAACGGCGCGCAACCTGAAATCTGGTCTTACGGGCATCGCAATCCGCAAGGCGCAACACTTGATGCATCGGGGCGGCTCTGGGTTGTGGAACACGGGGCAAAAGGCGGCGACGAGGTGAACGCGATCAAACGCGGCGCCAATTACGGCTGGCCAGTGATCTCTTTTGGGCGGCACTATTCCGGCGCGAAGATCGGCGAGGGCACGCAAAAGCCGGGCATGGAGCAACCTGCCTTCTATTGGGATCCCTCGATTGCGCCCTCTGGTTTGGTCATTCATTCCGGGCGCGGTTGGCCTGCACTCAAGGCGCACATGCTGATCGGCTCGTTGAAATACGATCATATCGCCGTCTTGTCGCCCGGCGCCAAACGCCAGGTCGCGACGATCAAATCGCCCGAAACCGCCCGTGTGCGCGATGTGCGCGAAGGGCCGGATGGTGCGATCTGGTTTCTCTCCGAAGGGAAGGGGGCGCTCTATCGCATCGCACCGCCCGGATAA
- a CDS encoding GlxA family transcriptional regulator: MSDQRHTVEVTSDTRRTHRFVFALLDDFTLLSFASAVECLRLANRMADRSLYSWTLVGEGGEVANCSAGTGFHLDGDLGDLHRDDTLLVCGGIDIKKNSSKKFVGWLRREARKGLRIGGLCTAAYTLAKAGLLDGKRATIHWENQDSFTEEFEEVNLTKSVFVVDGNRMTTAGGTSSIDLMLKLIADEHGEALANAVADQQIYSSIRTDQDTQRLSVPTRIGVRHPKLSQVIQMMESNIEEPISPSILARDVGMSTRQLERLFRRYLNRSPKRYYMELRLQKARNLLMQTDMSVINVALACGFASPSHFSKCYRAHYDTTPYRERGSHASRLSI; encoded by the coding sequence ATGTCGGATCAGAGGCATACAGTAGAAGTCACAAGTGACACCCGACGCACGCACCGTTTCGTGTTTGCGTTGCTGGATGATTTTACGCTGCTCAGTTTTGCCTCGGCAGTGGAGTGTTTGCGACTGGCCAACCGAATGGCGGATCGTTCGCTTTACAGCTGGACGCTGGTGGGTGAAGGCGGCGAGGTTGCGAATTGTTCGGCGGGTACCGGCTTTCATCTCGATGGGGATCTGGGGGACTTGCACCGTGACGACACGCTGTTGGTCTGTGGCGGCATCGACATCAAGAAAAACAGCTCCAAGAAATTCGTTGGCTGGCTTCGGCGCGAGGCACGCAAGGGGTTGCGCATCGGGGGCTTGTGCACGGCGGCCTATACGTTGGCCAAGGCGGGGCTACTGGATGGCAAACGCGCCACCATCCATTGGGAGAACCAGGACAGCTTCACCGAAGAATTCGAAGAGGTTAATCTGACCAAATCGGTGTTTGTGGTCGATGGCAACCGGATGACGACGGCGGGCGGCACCTCGTCGATTGACTTGATGCTGAAACTGATTGCGGATGAACATGGCGAGGCATTGGCCAATGCGGTGGCCGATCAGCAGATCTATTCCTCGATTCGCACCGATCAGGACACCCAGCGTCTCAGCGTGCCGACCCGTATCGGCGTGCGCCACCCCAAGCTTTCCCAAGTGATCCAGATGATGGAATCCAATATCGAAGAGCCGATCAGCCCGTCGATTCTGGCGCGCGATGTTGGCATGAGCACGCGCCAGCTGGAACGTTTGTTCCGCCGCTACCTCAACCGTTCACCCAAACGGTATTACATGGAACTGCGCCTGCAAAAGGCGCGCAACCTTCTGATGCAGACGGATATGAGCGTGATCAACGTGGCGCTGGCCTGTGGTTTTGCCTCGCCCAGTCATTTTTCGAAATGCTACCGCGCGCATTACGACACCACGCCCTATCGCGAGCGTGGCAGCCACGCCTCGCGCCTGTCGATCTGA
- a CDS encoding 3-deoxy-7-phosphoheptulonate synthase class II, whose product MTDWQKSGWRAKPRVQMPDYTDSAALKAVEAQLAKYPPLVFAGEARALKQQLGAAARGEAFLLQGGDCAESFEQFSADAIRDTFKVMLQMAMVLTYGAKVPVVKVGRMAGQFAKPRSAPTEVIDGIELPSYRGDIINELEFSESARTPDPAKMLQAYTQAAATLNLLRAFSTGGYADVNQVHSWILGFAEGGNAERYREMASRITDTLDFMTAAGVNSARSAALHQVNFYTSHESLLLEYEEALTRIDSTSGKWLAGSGHFLWIGDRTRDPDGAHVEFLSGVQNPIGVKCGPTMEPDDLKRLLAKLNPKNESGRLTLIARFGAGKVGEHLPRLIRTIKEEGADVLWVCDPMHGNTIKSASGYKTRPFDSVLREVREFFAVHKAEGTVPGGVHFEMTGQDVTECTGGVRAVSDENLSDRYHTACDPRLNASQSLELAFLVGEELTAARAAKQAEAV is encoded by the coding sequence ATGACTGACTGGCAAAAATCCGGCTGGCGCGCCAAACCACGCGTACAGATGCCGGACTATACGGATAGCGCCGCGCTGAAAGCCGTCGAAGCTCAGCTTGCGAAATATCCGCCGCTTGTCTTTGCCGGCGAGGCGCGTGCCCTCAAGCAACAGCTCGGTGCCGCCGCGCGCGGTGAAGCGTTCCTGTTGCAGGGCGGCGATTGCGCCGAAAGTTTCGAACAATTCAGTGCAGATGCGATCCGCGACACCTTCAAGGTGATGTTGCAGATGGCGATGGTGCTGACCTATGGCGCCAAGGTACCGGTGGTCAAAGTTGGTCGCATGGCCGGGCAATTCGCCAAGCCGCGCAGCGCGCCGACCGAAGTGATCGACGGCATTGAGCTGCCAAGCTATCGCGGCGACATCATCAACGAGCTTGAGTTCAGCGAAAGCGCGCGCACGCCCGATCCCGCCAAGATGCTGCAAGCCTATACCCAGGCAGCGGCGACACTGAACCTGCTGCGGGCTTTTTCCACCGGCGGTTATGCCGATGTGAATCAGGTCCACAGCTGGATTCTCGGGTTTGCCGAAGGCGGAAACGCCGAACGTTATCGCGAGATGGCAAGCCGGATTACCGACACGCTCGATTTCATGACCGCTGCCGGGGTTAACAGCGCACGTTCCGCGGCGCTGCATCAGGTCAATTTCTACACCAGCCATGAATCGCTTCTGCTGGAGTATGAAGAGGCGCTGACCCGGATCGATTCGACCTCGGGAAAATGGCTGGCCGGGTCCGGGCATTTCCTGTGGATCGGCGATCGCACCCGCGACCCCGATGGCGCGCATGTCGAATTCCTGTCGGGTGTGCAAAACCCGATCGGTGTAAAATGCGGCCCCACGATGGAGCCTGACGATCTCAAACGACTGCTAGCCAAGCTGAACCCGAAAAACGAATCCGGGCGGCTGACGCTGATCGCGCGGTTCGGCGCGGGCAAGGTCGGCGAACACCTGCCGCGCCTCATCCGCACGATCAAGGAAGAGGGCGCAGATGTGCTCTGGGTCTGCGATCCGATGCACGGCAATACCATCAAATCGGCCAGCGGCTATAAAACTCGGCCATTTGACTCGGTGCTGCGTGAAGTGCGGGAATTCTTTGCAGTGCACAAAGCCGAAGGCACCGTGCCCGGTGGCGTGCATTTCGAGATGACGGGTCAGGACGTGACCGAATGCACCGGCGGCGTACGTGCGGTCAGCGACGAGAACCTCTCAGATCGCTATCACACCGCATGTGATCCGCGTCTCAATGCCTCGCAATCGCTCGAACTGGCCTTCCTTGTTGGCGAAGAGCTGACTGCGGCGCGGGCCGCAAAACAGGCGGAAGCCGTCTGA